Genomic segment of Rhodococcus sp. W8901:
ATCTGGGACACCTCGCTGCGGCGCTTCACCGCCGCGAGAATCTCGGCGTCGAGGCGGTCGATCTCCTTGCGGAGTTCGTCGATCTCGGCTTCGCTCGCGGGAACGGGTGACTCGGATGAAGGAGGTGCGGTCGGACTGCTCATGTTCTTCTCCTCGTGTCAGAACTAGGTTCGTTCGGTGCCCTCGAGTCGTTAGGAATCCGGGTCCAGCTCACAAGAACGCCCCGGGATCCGGTGTGGACCTCGGGGCGCGCGGGGGATCAGGCCGCGGGCACCATAGGCCGGTACCCGCTGGGAAATCGCCAGTGCTCGCGGGGCGAGCGCCATCGGGCACCCGGCTGGTGCCCCTGCGTGGCAATGATCATTACTCCAGTTTGCCACGCGAATGAGACCAGCCCAAGCAGGGGTGACTGCCTTCACCGTCGACGGGATCGGGTAGCTGCCGAAGTGTCGGACTTCGCCGGTAGCGTTGACAGGCGATGAACACTATTTCCGGGTCCACGATCGGCGCTGCAGGTATGTCGTCAGGTATGTCGTCAGGTATGTCTCCGGGCGGTGCCCACGGTTCGACCGACGCCCTCCTCGACGGTCTCAATCCGCAGCAGCGAGAGGCCGTCCTGCACGCGGGATCGCCGCTGCTCATCGTGGCCGGTGCCGGGTCCGGCAAGACCGCGGTGCTGACCCGACGGATCGCGTACCTGCTGGCCGAACGCGGCGTGATGCCCGGCCAGATCCTGGCGATCACCTTCACCAACAAGGCCGCCGCCGAGATGCGCGAGCGGGTGGCCCAACTGGTCGGCCCCCGCGCCAACAGCATGTGGGTCTCGACGTTCCACTCGAGTTGCGTGCGGATCCTGCGGGCACAGTCGGCGCTGCTGCCCGGCCTGAACTCGAACTTCTCGATCTACGACGCCGACGACTCCCGGCGCCTGCTGACGATGATCTCCAAGGATCTGGACATCGACACCAAGCGCTTCTCCGCGCGGCTGCTCGCCACGCACATCTCGAACCTCAAGAACGAGCTGATCGATCCCGAGGAGGCCGCGGCCACCGCGGACCGGGATCCGGCGGAGATGCCCAAGCTGGTGGCCCGGGTGTACGCGCACTACCAGCAGCGCCTGCGGGCCGCGAACGCGATGGACTTCGACGACCTGATCGGCGAGACCGTCGGGCTGCTGCAGGCGTTCCCCCAGGTCGCGGAGTACTACCGGCGCCGGTTCCGGCACGTGCTGGTCGACGAGTACCAGGACACCAACCACGCGCAGTACGTGCTGGTTCGAGAACTGGTGGGGGAGGCCCCCGAGGGCGCTGTCGATCCGCACACGGTGCCGCCGGCCGAACTGTGCGTCGTCGGTGACGCGGACCAGTCGATCTACGCGTTCCGCGGGGCCACGATCCGCAACATCGAGGAGTTCGAGCGCGACTACCCGGACGCGCGGACCATCCTGCTCGAACAGAACTACCGGTCCACGCAGAACATCCTGTCGGCGGCGAACTCGGTGATCTCCCGGAACACCGGCCGCCGCGAGAAGCGCCTGTGGACCGACTCCGGCGAGGGTGAGCTCATCACCGGGTACGTCGCCGACAACGAGCACGACGAGGCACAGTTCGTGGCGTCGGAGATCGACCGCCTGGTCGACGCCGGCGACGCGAAGTTCGGCGACGTCGCGGTGTTCTACCGGACCAACAACTCCTCGCGTGCGCTGGAGGAGATCTTCATCCGCCTCGGCATTCCGTACAAGGTGGTCGGCGGCACGCGGTTCTACGAACGCAAGGAGGTACGCGACATCGTCGCGTACCTGCGGGTGCTCGCGAACGAGGACGACACGGTGAGCCTGCGCCGCATCCTCAACACTCCCCGCCGCGGGATCGGTGACCGCGCGGAGGCGTGCGTGTCGGTGTACGCCGAGCAGAAGGGGGTCGGGTTCGCGCAGGCCCTCCGCGCCGGCGCCGAGGGCGTCGTCCCGCTGCTGAACACCCGCTCCCAGAAGGCCATAGCATCGTTTCTCGAACTGATGGACGGGCTGCGGGCGTTGATGGTGAGCACCGACGCCGACGGCAACGATCTCTCCGACATCGGTGAGATCATCGAGGCTGTCCTGGACCGCACCGGGTACCGCCGCGAGCTCGAGGCCAGCAGCGATCCGCAGGACGGCGCCCGGCTCGACAACCTCAACGAGTTGGTCAGCGTTGCAAGGGAGTTCAGCTCCGACGCCCGCAACGCCGCAGCGTTCGCGGAGGACGAGTCCGCCGCCGGTGACGAGTCCGGCGAGGCCGGTGAACGCGACGACGAAGGCCTGCCCGACCCCGGTTCGCTGGCGGCGTTTCTCGAGCGGGTCTCGCTGGTTGCCGACTCGGACCAGGTACCCGACTCGGGTGAGGGTGTCGTGACGCTCATGACGCTGCACACTGCGAAGGGGCTCGAGTTCCCGGTGGTCTTCGTGACCGGCTGGGAGGACGGGCAGTTCCCGCACATGCGCGCGCTCGGTGACCCGGCGGAACTGTCGGAGGAGCGCCGCCTGGCGTACGTCGGTATCACCCGCGCCCGGCACCGGCTGTACCTGACCCGTGCGATTGTGCGCTCGGCCTGGGGGCAGCCGGTCACCAACCCGGAATCGCGTTTCCTGCAGGAGATTCCGGCGGATCTGGTGAACTGGCGCCGCGAGGATCCCGGCGTACTCGGTGCCGGTGGAGCCATCGGAGGTGGCCGGGCTCGCGGCCAGGGATACGGTGGATCCGGTTACAGCGGTTCGGGATTCGGCGGCGGTGGTGGCCGAGGGGCCGGTACGACGCCGAGCTTCGGCGCTCCCCGGGGGCGCAACAACAATCTCGTGCTCGCGGTCGGCGACCGGGTCAGTCACGACAAGTATGGGCTCGGCAAGGTGCTCGAGACGAAGGGTGCCGGACCGACCGCGACCGTGACGATCGACTTCGGTTCGGCGGGCAAGGTCCGCTTGATGCTGATCGGTGGCGTGCCGATGGTCAAGCTCTGACGCAACGAGGCCGGTCGGCAGGCTGGATATTCGACTCCGTGGCTGGGTTGCTTCTGGTCGGGGCTGCTCGGTAGGCAGGTCATCGCCTGAGGAGACCAGCGCGTTCGGCACGGTAGAGGATGTCTGCGCGATCGGCGCTCTGGAACTTCCGGTAGATGCTCTTCAGTCGGTATTTCACGGTGTCCTGTGAGATGAACAGCTCGGCCGCCGCTTCCCGGGTGGTTCGCCCGTTTCGGAGTGCCTCGAGGGTGCGTCTCTCTGCCTCCGTGAGCGGGGGAACCAGCGACACCTGCAGCACTGCGGGCAGCCCGTCGAGGTTTCCCGGCACCCAACGGTCCGCGCAGGATGCGGAGCCGCGGCTGCCGGGCCTCACCCTCGACCAGACGGATCACCCGGTCACGCACCAGCACCTGTGTACGAGCCTCGCGACTCGCACGGGAAAGCCGGCGTCCGGCATTCCCAATCATGCATGCATACTCTCGGTCTCGGAGTTACCTTTCACCAGCACTCGTCAGGCGCCATCGCGGGTTGGCTGCGGCCGCACGACGGCCAGAAGTGTCAGGCCGCAGACCAACCCGTGAACCTGGTCCGTGACGTGTCGGTGATGGACAGTTGAGACGCGCGCGGCTCGTTCAGATGTCCGACTACTCGGCGCAGCCACTCGCCTCGAATGCGGACTTGGCCGTGTACTGTCCTTCCGGCAAGTACTGCCCCATGACGGCCTTTTCATCGCCGGGAGTCTCGGTATCATGCGCGGCATGGCTGAAGTCCTTGGACGGCAGCATGTTCCGCATGATCAGGAGGGAATCGTCGGGATGCCCGGCGCCATCGCCAGTCGGCGAGAGCGGCAGCCATGACACCCCGCACTCCTTGGTGGCATTTGAGGGTCGGTCTTCAGGCAGCGACGCGACGATTGTGTAACGACCGGCCGCATCAGTGGTCACCTGCTCGTCGTACAGGCATGCGATCACCTTCGTCGTTGCCAGTGATTCGTTGTTGCACATCGACCAGAACCGCATGTCGACATTGCCGTTCATATGCTGCGTGCCCGTCGTCGTCTTCGGAGTCCGCGGCAGTTCGCCACGAAGTACCAGAACGTCGCCGAACCCGCGGTTGACTTCGGCCGTGACGTAGCTGTTGTCGATGTTGGAGTACTGTCCGCCCACCCGCTGGGGTGTGCCATCACACTTGCCGAGATAGGTACACCCGAGAGTGAACTCGGCGCTGTAGTAGGCCCGCCACACAGGTGTCTGGTCCGCAGGGAATGTCGCCGGCTTGCCCGGCTGGTCGCGCAGAGCCTTGTACGTGTCCAGCGGCAGTGGAGTGGGCTTCAAGATCGCATTGTCCGCGTCGACCGCCGAACACAGTGCTTCGCCGCGCAGCACCTGACCGTCGGCGAGGTGCAACTCTGGATCCGGTAGTCCTACGCCGCCGGTGAGATCACGTCCATTGTCGGGAAGGTAAATGCGGTAGAGGAGGCTGATCCGATCCTGTCCTGGCACACCGGCATACAGAGTGTTGTGTCGCGGCTCAGCCGGCGGCGTCTCGTCGAGCACAGAGACCGTATACGACCTGCCGTCTTCATTCAGACGGTCGGCGCCCGGAAGATAGGTGTTCTGCGAACCGGCGTCCGGGGCGGTCGAAATGTCGTTGAGGACGGCGGTCGGCATCGCGGTGCCGGCGTTGTACGAGTTCAACGACTGGTAGCGCGCGTGCGCGTACTGCCCCCGGATGACCAGTTCGGCATCCTCCGGGATAGTGAACTGCGCAGCCCAATAGACCGCCGCGGTGTCGGGGAAGGCGTAGTTGAGCTGCGGGTCTGCGAGCTCGGGATTGACTGGCACGGACCAGAAGCAGGTCGACACCGGATACTCGGGATCGGGGCCGCTCGAACCGGGATCGACGGATCCGAATCCGGATCCGCTCGACGAGCCGAGATCGACGGACCCGAATCCGGATCCGCTCGACGAACCGAGATCGGCCGATCCAATCGCCGGCGCAGCGACCGCGGACCCGGTCCCGGGCAACGCTGTGATCGCGGTCAGCGCCGCCGCAGCTACGAACGTTTTCAATGAAGGCATCTCGCTCCTTGTGAGGTGGCTGACGAATTGTGGTAGATCCCCGTTCAGGTCTGTCTCGCACGCGCTCGGTCCTCTGACGAGGTTGCCGGAAGAGCGGTGCTCGGCGAGGGGACGGTGCTGCTGGGCGGTATGAGTGACGGCGACTTGTGAAGGGCACCAACTCCAGTGGTGTCTGCGCGGGCCTGGGTATCGATGGTGAGTCCGAGTGGGATCGCATGCCGGTGCTGCCCCACCCGGTGGGGCAGTGGCCCCGCTCCCCGCTAGAGCGCTTCGGGACGCGGCGCCGTCCAGGTGCCGTCGAGCACGGAGGGCCGGGGGCGGTACAGCCGCAGCACGTAGTTCCAGCCCGGCATGATGGGCAGGGCGTTCGCGACACCGTCGAGGTGTACGCCGAAGCGGATGGTGGTACCGCCGTCGGCGTCGGGGGTGGCGGTGAGGCTGTTGATGCTGTTCACGCCCAGGGCGTTCTCCTCGAAGTAGCCGGCCGCGTTGTACAGCGACACCGACCAGAACGCATCCACCGGAACGTCGTTCAGACGGAGACGGTATTCCGCGACAGGGAGGCGTTCGTCGACGCTGACGTAGGTGGCCTCCTGTTCAGGGAGGCCACCCCAGCCGGAGGCGGTGCCGAGCAGGTGCATGATCGGATCGACTTCTGCTGCGGTGCCGAATGATCGGTCGTACTTGCTGACGCCGCGAGCGAGTGCGAGGATCGCGTCGCGGGTCTCGTTCTGCGACTGCTCGTCGTAGCCGGGCAACGGGAACTCGCCTGTTCCGCCGCCGTCGATGGCGAGGACGTCCTGCAGCCGGTTCACCTCGGCGACGTCTTCGGGGCTGTTCGGATCGACGAGGATGCGCACGATGAGTGCGGCGTAGTCGGTCCCGACCAGTTCGCGCGTGAGCACGTGCTCTCCCGGATCGCGCAGGATGACCGGACCGTAATGATCTTGACTGATCACCCACACGGAGATGTAGCGCTTGCCGGTATCCGGCACCGTGATCGTGACGTCTTCGCACACGTCGATGATGCTGCTGCTGTACAGGGTGTCGCGGTTCTGGCGGATGATCGGCTGGTTGTCGAGCGGCTCGAGCTCACGAGTGTGGTTCCAGGTGCCCAGGCCGCCGCCCGCGGCCAGGCGAGCGAACATGAGATCGGATTCTGCCCGATTGAAGTTCAGGATGTTGACGGGAATCGCGGACATGGCGGGTTCCATTCGGTGTCGGGTACGGCACGGGAGCGGGTATCCCTCGCCCCGTCGGGGAATTCAGCCGAGCAGTCGCGCTTTCGCGGCTTCGAACTCGGCATCGCTCAGCAGGCCTTGTGATTTGAGATCGCCGAGTTTCTGCAGCTCGGCGACGAGATCGACCGGGGCAGCGGGCGCGCGTGTGGTCATCGCGCGTGCTGCCTGCTGCTGGGCCAACTCGTACTGGGCCTGCTCGTACTCGGCCTGGGCCCTTCGCTGCCGGCGGGTGGCCATACCGTCGCTGACGGCGGTCGCGGTACCGGTCACGATCGCGGTGCGCGCGGCAAGGCCCAGCAGTCCGGGGCGACCGGTTCTCGGGATGAAGGGCATGTCAGACCTCCAGTTTCGGGGTGATCGTGTCCATGAGGGCGTTGACGATCGGGGCGGGAATCCGCTCGTAGCCCAGTAGCACCGCGCCCGACTCGGCGGTCCGGGCGGCGAGCTCACGCTGATAGACCAGCTCGAGCGCGACCAGCAGCGCCGCAGCGCCGGCGGGGATCGCCGCCGCGAGTTCGGTGATGTCTTCATGCCCGAGGAGACCGGACGCGCCGAGCATCTCGACATTGATCTCGAAGCCGTTCGGCAACTCCTCGACCTCGATGAGGGTGAGTTCGCCGTCCTCGGACTTGGAGATGACGATCAGATCGAGCAGCTGCACCAGGCCGGTATCTGCAAGGTCGGTGAGCGCGGAGAGTGCGGCCGGGTCGAGGCTCTCCCCGGGCAGGCCGAGAAGATAGAAGTCGACAGGTCCGAAACGCGCAGCACTCACCACGTCGCCGCTCACGAGAGGACCTTCAGCTTCAGTGCGGTGAACTCGTCCTCGTTGATGGCTCCTGCTTCGAGGAGTGCTGCGGCTGTGGCGATCTCCTCGCTGGGGCTCTTCCCTGCGACCTCGCGGATATACGATTCGGCAGCGTTCTCCGCGTCGCGTGCGGCCTTGTTGCTGCGTTCCGTCATCCCTTCGCCGCGGGCGACGAGATAGACGAGCGCTGTCACGATGGGCAGGAAGAGCAGGAAGAACACCCAGAGGGCCTTCAACCAACCGTTCAGCTTATGGTCGCGGAACAGGTCGGCGATGATCGCGAACAGCGCGAAGAGATATCCGATGAAGACGGTCGCCGACAGCATCCAGCCGAGGCTTTCCCAGAAGTTCATGTGTGTTGTCCGATTCGTGTAAGGGGCCGCGGGGTTCGCGGCCGATTGATGAGGGAGAGTGGCGAAGCAGAGGTCAGAGGGAGGCGATGGCCTTGCCGAGGATGAGTGCCGCCATGAATGCCATGAGTACGGTCATGACCACGTTGTTCTCGCGGACGAGCCACCGGTGCAGGGCATCCAGCGGTCCCCGGAGCTGCTCTGAAGCGACGATGAACGCCGAGACCAGCACCCACACCGTCGAGGTGGCGCACAGGACGAAGACCCCCGTCGCGATACTTGCCGGGAGGGCGGCGAGACCGGCGTCTCCGATGGTCACTCCGGCGCTCGCGGCGATGAGGAGGTTCTTCGGGTTGAGTGCCGAAAGCAGGAGGCCGAGGCCGAATGCGCGCTTCAACGTGAAGCCGTCGATGGCGGCCATCCATTTCGGGAGTGCGGGATCCACGCCGGGCTTCGGTCGGCCTCGCCATTGCCTGACCGCGAGCAGCAGCAACAGGGCCGAGAGCAGGAGCTGCACGATTACACGCGGCACGTTCGATCCACCCGAGTCGCCGTGGGGTGTGAGCAGGCCGGCGAGCAACACGAACGCCGTCACCGCGATGGCGATCCCGAGGATCCAGCCGATCAGGAATCCGGGGCCGGTGCGGCGAGCGCTCGAGGAAAGCAGCATGAGAATGGCCGCGATGATCGTGAAAGGGCTGATCGCGATGCCAAGCGCGAGCGGCAGCGTCTCCCCGATGACAGAACCCAACATGGTCAGTTCCCCTACGTAGCAGTCGCGTCGGTGGGAGCGGTTGCGAGTTCGGCGACGGAGGCCCGGTTCGTCGGGTGGATCGGATCTCCTTCGCGCACGACCTCGAAACGGCCCAGCCGCGGAAGCGCGCCGCTGCGCACCCAGCTGAACGCGAGCAGCGTGACTCCGGCAAGGAACTCCCGCCCGACATTCCGCCGGCTCAACCCGGCAATTCCGTTCATTGCGGCAATTCTCGCCGGTTCCTGCAGGCTTCGATCGCGGTCTCATCCGCAGCGGATGAGACCGGATTTCTATGGCCGATGAATGCTCGTCTCGAGTATCTTCGACACATGATCGAAGCCGTGCGTGAGGCACTCGCCTCCGGTGAGGCAGAGCAGGCTCGAAGCGTCCTACGGAAGAACTGGCTCCGTCTGATTCTCGAATCTCACACGAGGGAACTCGAGCAGCTCTGCCTTGCCCATCCTGATCCGCACGACCCGCACATCCTGCTGATACGGGCGTGCTGCCGCGACCTCAGTGGCGACCCGTACGGTGCGGAGTTTCTCCGCGGACAGGGTTTACGGGTTGCGTCTGACGATTTCGTCGTCTGCTTCACTGACCTGCTGCTCGCTCCAGACTCCTCGACCAAGGCCGTCATCGCCGATCGCGCGCGCCACGCGCTCGCCCAGTGCGAACCGGAGGACGATTACCCATCCGCGCTTTTCCTCCTCGGATGGACCGAGGTCAGGCTTCGTCGTGATCTCCCTCGTGCTATCGCGCTACTTCGCTCCGCCAGCGATGAGGCGCAGTTGCAGTCGCGTGCGGAGACGTTGCGTCTCGCGCAATCCAATCTGGCCTTTGCGCTCACCCACGCGGGAGCATTCACCGAAGCCGAACAGATCCTCGACGGGCTCCCTTCCAGGGAGGTGGCGTCCGACTGGGAACGCTTCGAAGGTGGTCTCCCACAGTCGAATCGAGGGTGCATCGCTTTCTGGCGCGGCGACTTCGAGGAGGCGATAGCTCACTTCGACTCCGTCATCGTAGAGGGCAGCCCCGGAACCAACTTCGAGGCGCTCGCCCGTCTCTACTTGGTGATGAGCCTGATCGCTCTGAACCGGGAAGACCGATACCACACCGCGGCGCGTTTGCTGCGAGGCGTGAGCACTGCGGACAAGCATGGCATTCCTTGGGATACGCTGCGGCGCGTCACCACGGCCTGGCTCGCCCACGCGCAAAGGCAGGACGAGCAAGCTCGCCGTATCGCCAGGCCTGTTCTTACCCGCACAGGTGCTGCGGTTGCTCATGCGCTTCTCGCGGAACTCTATCGAGTCTTGGGGGATCCGGAACCGTCGGCTCGA
This window contains:
- the pcrA gene encoding DNA helicase PcrA, which produces MSSGMSPGGAHGSTDALLDGLNPQQREAVLHAGSPLLIVAGAGSGKTAVLTRRIAYLLAERGVMPGQILAITFTNKAAAEMRERVAQLVGPRANSMWVSTFHSSCVRILRAQSALLPGLNSNFSIYDADDSRRLLTMISKDLDIDTKRFSARLLATHISNLKNELIDPEEAAATADRDPAEMPKLVARVYAHYQQRLRAANAMDFDDLIGETVGLLQAFPQVAEYYRRRFRHVLVDEYQDTNHAQYVLVRELVGEAPEGAVDPHTVPPAELCVVGDADQSIYAFRGATIRNIEEFERDYPDARTILLEQNYRSTQNILSAANSVISRNTGRREKRLWTDSGEGELITGYVADNEHDEAQFVASEIDRLVDAGDAKFGDVAVFYRTNNSSRALEEIFIRLGIPYKVVGGTRFYERKEVRDIVAYLRVLANEDDTVSLRRILNTPRRGIGDRAEACVSVYAEQKGVGFAQALRAGAEGVVPLLNTRSQKAIASFLELMDGLRALMVSTDADGNDLSDIGEIIEAVLDRTGYRRELEASSDPQDGARLDNLNELVSVAREFSSDARNAAAFAEDESAAGDESGEAGERDDEGLPDPGSLAAFLERVSLVADSDQVPDSGEGVVTLMTLHTAKGLEFPVVFVTGWEDGQFPHMRALGDPAELSEERRLAYVGITRARHRLYLTRAIVRSAWGQPVTNPESRFLQEIPADLVNWRREDPGVLGAGGAIGGGRARGQGYGGSGYSGSGFGGGGGRGAGTTPSFGAPRGRNNNLVLAVGDRVSHDKYGLGKVLETKGAGPTATVTIDFGSAGKVRLMLIGGVPMVKL
- a CDS encoding DUF1214 domain-containing protein, which codes for MSAIPVNILNFNRAESDLMFARLAAGGGLGTWNHTRELEPLDNQPIIRQNRDTLYSSSIIDVCEDVTITVPDTGKRYISVWVISQDHYGPVILRDPGEHVLTRELVGTDYAALIVRILVDPNSPEDVAEVNRLQDVLAIDGGGTGEFPLPGYDEQSQNETRDAILALARGVSKYDRSFGTAAEVDPIMHLLGTASGWGGLPEQEATYVSVDERLPVAEYRLRLNDVPVDAFWSVSLYNAAGYFEENALGVNSINSLTATPDADGGTTIRFGVHLDGVANALPIMPGWNYVLRLYRPRPSVLDGTWTAPRPEAL
- a CDS encoding response regulator transcription factor, yielding MRPGSRGSASCADRWVPGNLDGLPAVLQVSLVPPLTEAERRTLEALRNGRTTREAAAELFISQDTVKYRLKSIYRKFQSADRADILYRAERAGLLRR
- a CDS encoding LuxR family transcriptional regulator, yielding MIEAVREALASGEAEQARSVLRKNWLRLILESHTRELEQLCLAHPDPHDPHILLIRACCRDLSGDPYGAEFLRGQGLRVASDDFVVCFTDLLLAPDSSTKAVIADRARHALAQCEPEDDYPSALFLLGWTEVRLRRDLPRAIALLRSASDEAQLQSRAETLRLAQSNLAFALTHAGAFTEAEQILDGLPSREVASDWERFEGGLPQSNRGCIAFWRGDFEEAIAHFDSVIVEGSPGTNFEALARLYLVMSLIALNREDRYHTAARLLRGVSTADKHGIPWDTLRRVTTAWLAHAQRQDEQARRIARPVLTRTGAAVAHALLAELYRVLGDPEPSARALRLATSAGLPRYALVSTLVTSAALNSVSGHGLQAHEQLDRALEAALPERILAPFLSDDPVIVDLLNAHALRGSRHHELLCTILERRNQLSVLLAGVLTEREKEILTYLRTAMTADEIAAHLGIAYPTVKTHIRSIYRKLGVTKRRAAVQAADSR
- a CDS encoding DUF6325 family protein, with product MSGDVVSAARFGPVDFYLLGLPGESLDPAALSALTDLADTGLVQLLDLIVISKSEDGELTLIEVEELPNGFEINVEMLGASGLLGHEDITELAAAIPAGAAALLVALELVYQRELAARTAESGAVLLGYERIPAPIVNALMDTITPKLEV
- a CDS encoding SHOCT domain-containing protein, which translates into the protein MPFIPRTGRPGLLGLAARTAIVTGTATAVSDGMATRRQRRAQAEYEQAQYELAQQQAARAMTTRAPAAPVDLVAELQKLGDLKSQGLLSDAEFEAAKARLLG
- a CDS encoding PLDc N-terminal domain-containing protein — encoded protein: MNFWESLGWMLSATVFIGYLFALFAIIADLFRDHKLNGWLKALWVFFLLFLPIVTALVYLVARGEGMTERSNKAARDAENAAESYIREVAGKSPSEEIATAAALLEAGAINEDEFTALKLKVLS
- a CDS encoding GAP family protein — encoded protein: MLGSVIGETLPLALGIAISPFTIIAAILMLLSSSARRTGPGFLIGWILGIAIAVTAFVLLAGLLTPHGDSGGSNVPRVIVQLLLSALLLLLAVRQWRGRPKPGVDPALPKWMAAIDGFTLKRAFGLGLLLSALNPKNLLIAASAGVTIGDAGLAALPASIATGVFVLCATSTVWVLVSAFIVASEQLRGPLDALHRWLVRENNVVMTVLMAFMAALILGKAIASL